AAAGTCCCCTTATAATTTGGTATGTTCGGTTACTGAGCAGTAGTTCAGTAGAGGCTGGAGAATCCATATCCACCATGGAAAGATGGACGGTAGCCACCATATCCATAGCCTCCAAAGCCAGAGCCAAATCCTCTATAGCCACAGCCATGGCCCAGTCTGCGGAAGCTGCCACAGCCACAGCCATAACCATTGCCCAGGCCACCGAAGCCTCCACAGCTGTAGACCAGGCCTCTGTAGTAGCTGCCGTAGTAGCTCATGGTGTCATGAGTGGTCAGTGGCTTGCTGTTGAAGGATAGACCCTGAGTATGAATGCCGACAGCAATACTTATACACCCTGTTCAGATCATGTGATGAAACACATGCTTTCTATTTTTGTGACATTCTACTTGTTGTACTTACTCAACACAACctgacataaaaaaaacaaaagaggtcCTCAAACTCATTAAAACTTTTGAGCTTGCATTGTTGTGTAGTTATGATGTGTCTTAAATGTGTTCCATCATTTTTATGAGAAGGAATTGAATATATTCAAAGTCTGTACACACTAGAGCCTAAATAGAATTCTTAATAGCCAACTATATCACATAATACTTACTTGATAGTGTTGTACCTTAAAATAAATACTACTTCATCTCTGACTCTCCTTGGATTTGAAGTTTCACTTAGAACTAAATGAAAGAAATTGATCAATACAGGACTCCACAATTTATAATATCCTTTTAAAGCCATCTTATGCCTCCTGCTGAGGTGTTTTTATCAAAGCTAGGGGAACATGTAAAAGCCTGGAGGTGTCAGCTCATCTTCTGTGAACACCTGTAAGGAAtttcatgaaaaagaaattaagtcatcctttttttttttttaaattactttagaATAGTCACCATTATAGCCAGTAATTGCTTTTAGGCTTTGGACACTAATtcgaaaaacaaaaattattttggttTAAGACCCTGGAATGATATTGTTCAGCAATTAAATACAAGTCAAAGTAATCAAATATCAATTTTTAAGCatttataaattatttcaaaTGCACCTAGATATTTTTAATAGCATTTGGATTAGCATTATTTACCAGTTATTTTAATTCAAATCCAGCTAAATAAAAATTACCAGGCTCAAGACtctaaatcaaaattaaaaatactaaataaaaagAGGTGGTCAGTATGGAAAGTGGACTAATTCTTATTAACTCAGCTGTGATAATAGCAGGGACATCTGACCAATGTTTTAAGATGCTTTATTTGAAAGCATTCAATAAGGAAAACACTCATATAAAGGGAGAATCAGCATGATGGAGCAGAATGTCCACGATTCATGCAAACTGACTTCTGCTCTAGGCATTATCACTCATGATGTTTGTgattcttaaaaaataatttaacactTTTGAATTTCTTCTCCTGAGACATGGGAACGAGAGGAGCACTGTGTGAACTTTAATTTGTCTCTGCCAGCTCTGCAAACACTTCTACCAAGACATTATTCACTCAGGTTTATTGACTCTGATTAACTCAAAACAAATTCAGTTTTGTATAAAGGTATAACCTATGACACTTTATTATATATTGTCTGTATTCTAACACTTATTTTCAATATCGGTGAGAAATATCTCATTTTTGCAAGATGATGATAAAATGAAACCCAACTATACTTTGAAATTTATAGAGCTTCAGATCAACCAAAGGCGTAAAAAGGATTACTTCATTGTGATAACAGTGATTTTCATATTTCAGTACTGAATTGCAACATTGTACAGTGTGGAGATGATCTTGGAGAACAAAGCCACGTCACACACCATGGCAGACCAGCAAGAAGATAAACAACTGAAATAATTTGACTAAAACATATTTAAGTGACTACTCAAAATGAGCTGTCGTTACCCCAATTAGCTAGTGGTTTGTGAAGGAAGTATGTCGAGGAAAATGTCAAAATTTTCATCAAAGAAGAAAACATGGTAgagatccataaaaaaaaaaaaaaaattgtattcacTGGAGATTTAGAAATATGTTTTGTTCTATCACCACTTGTTTTTACCATTACAAGGGTCAACCATTCCtttgcaaaaataaacaaaaaaaagtacttacttttcattttgtactaaattgagatatgaaagagcatAAAACTGATTTTTCAATGTTGAACTTGAAAACAAATACTCCATGatccttttttaaataattaaaaaataaaagtcacgCTTGCCATTTCAAATGAGGAGAATTTATTACAAAGGGAATAGAAATCTCCCACAGCTATGAAAGCCCAGATAGAGGGCACCTGGAGACACAAAGCAGACAATTGTCAGATGATAAGTACTCCAAAAAACCTTAGATGGTAAATGCTTTTGATCTTGGCTTGGTCCTGTTTTagggtaaaatcaccacaaagttataacaaagcaaaaagaaagatctTATTCAGCATATCTTCAGAGAAGCAAAATAGGAAACGGACAAGCGTGCTTCCAGAGCCATGCCTACCCCAATGCAAGGAACATTATAGAATAAGTGGGAAAATAGAGAACCATACTGTCAGAGCCATGTCTATCTCagtccaaggaacattacagaatcatcagtatatattaacattacaaataggCTAAGCCATTGAAAGCTTCCGCTTttcagattggctagaaactgtcaaatcaccatgattctacattttcagttgccttactTACTTAtcactggtacaggtttcagtaagagCAGTCAGGAGgatcttcactggtccaacaaatcttactattcactaaacACTGATAGAAAAAATAAGAGTGGAATGTATGCAGGTCTTTTGTGCTGTTTATGCTTTGTTTAGGTGAAAGGtttcctaaaagatgttttccaagattgtcctagatATTGTCttcatggaaaacctggtggtacagtggttaagtgctacagctgctaaccaaagggtgggcagtttgaatttgccaggccctccctggaaactctatgcggcagttctactctgtcctatagggtccctataagtcggaTTCAACGCGAtggaactgggtttggtttttttggtattgtctTTATACTTCAGGGCCCAGCTGATGCGTCCTTGTGAGTTCTTGTGAGTCcatctccagctgggtcacattctttatactaaaggacagggaataatggctctaATATTGTCTCCTAAATCAGTTCGGAGACATTTGTCTGTTCCAGTCTTTACAGATAGATTTGATTAATTCTCTTATGGATTTAGATGTTGGGATTCCAGGGCAGGATTACAGATGTTGGGTTAATGGAGCTGTAGTTCAATAGTAGGAGCCGGAGAATCCATATTCTCCATAGGAAGTTGGACAGCAGTGGCCACAGTCATAGCCTCCATAGCCAGAGCCAAATCCTCTACCCCAAAGCCATAGCCCAGTCTGTGGAAGAGGCCACAGTCACAGCTATAACCATTGCCCAGGCCGCCGAAGCCTCCATAGCCGTGGCCCAGGCCTCTGTAGTAGCGGTTGCAGTGGCTCATAGTGTCAGGGTTGGTGAGTTTTCTTGATGTTCGGGGCAAGATCCTGACTATGAATGCCAGTAACTGTTCAGGGATGCTTATATACCCTGGTCAGAGCATGGGAGAAGACATGAGAATCCTCAGTTGTGTCATTTTATTACACTTACTTAATGAACTGATTTATTCTTTGCCCCCTGAGACCAAAGGAGGCCCTCACACTCATTAAATGTTTGATCGTGCTTTGTTGCCTCGTCTGGGTGTCCCTTAAAAAGTGATTGCATCACTTTATGGGAAGGAACTGCTGTATCTTCAAAGTCTGGACATACCAGGCCCTAAATAGAATTTTCATAGCCAGGTACGTTACATCAATTATatttgttaggtttttttttttttttaaatcacttattTCGTGTATCTGGCTTTCTTCGGATTGCTATGCTCCATTTACAACTTAAGTCAATGAAGTGGATCAAATTCAAGACTTTACAATCTATGTCATCATTTTAAACATCTTATTTCTCATAGTAAAAAGTGAATTATCTATCTCTTGTCAAAGATAAGGAAATATTTCAAAGCCAATAGATGTCAGATCCACTGTTGTGAACACGAGTAAGGAACtgatacattatttttttttatttgcatacTAGCTTGAAAGATAAAATCCATTTTGGTTTTGCGATAAAACTGTTCAGAAACTGAAGTCGAATCACATCAATCAAAAATGTCCTTCAGAAGCGGCTGTAAAAGCTGATAGAACGTTCCCTTTTGAAATTCCGACCCTGTTGTCTGGTATAGCATCTACCCGCGTGCTTCCAAAAACTGCAGATTATGTCTCCCTCCCTGCCTTTACATTCActatttcctcctcttccctcatacgtttatctgatgttttatacaatctcttttacatcatccctcagcctctgcccctaCCATTCCCCACTAGTCTGTGGTGTCTAAGTGAAATTGACAACTATGTAAAATTTCTCTCTGGCACTCATCCATTCCCGTCCAATCTGTACTtaattccttcctcttcctcttgtAGCTTCGCTGTCACCAGCATGTTTTTTCATTGCAATCCCATTGCCTATATTTGCTCTCAGGAAATTCTATACTACTCTTCATTGAAATATGAAATGTCTATTAACAtctcaaaagttaaaaaaatatattgccAATTCAAGAATCTTGTGAGAGTCAATAAGATTCAATTAAAATTTCAATTATCTTAGGAATCTACAAACCcgttgtccttgagttgattctgactcaaaaaaatGGAGACATAATGTTAAAAGGAAGATGGTATAAAAGGATACTAGAGGTCTAAGTCTCTCAGCTGACTATAAGAAATTGGTCACCTACAGCTAAAGCTGACTTGAAACCTCATTACATTCTTCCAGATTTGCTCTTAATTTCAGGTTTGAGCCTTTAAGTTCTTGATAACTTTGTATGACTTACCATATACTATCCAGCTTTCATGGAGTCTTGTAAGTAATTTTTAAATGGTACGTACTCACAGTGGGCTATGTTTACTGCTGTTCATTAACCACCATGTAGTAGAAACACggtaaatatgtgttgaatgaattcTAAGGTCCTTAAAGGAAAAGGTTATACACTCTCTGACTATACCTGAAAAATAAAGGTCTAaagaaagaacagaagagaaagctcCAATaaataactttctgattttagagGAACATACAACAatcattttatttgcttttcggcggggggggggagggcataCTGTATACACTGTGTATAAAACTATATAGTGCACTATAATGAAGTATGTTAtaatcaaaattgtacactttgaTGAATattgtatatatgcacacaccaGCTTTATCTGTTGTTTCTGTAGTtagttgtcgagtcagttctgacccatagcaaccctatgcacaaaagaaaaaacactgcccgggcctgtGCCATTTTcgcaattgttatgtttgaacccttTTTGTTAAggtcactgggtcaatccatctcattgagggtctttctcattGCAGGTTTTTGCTGACTGTcttaccttaccaaacatgatatcatctccagggactggttcctccttataaagtgtccaaagtaagtgagatgaagtcttgccgtccttgcttctaaggagaattttgactattttttccaagacagatttgttcattcttctggcaatccgtggTGTGTTCAATactgtttgccaacaccataattcaaaacatcagttcttctccagtctttcctgttcgttgtccagctttcatatgcatatgtcgtgattgaaaataccaggacTTCTGTCAGGCACACCTGAGATAGATAGAtggcaggcaggtgggcaggcggacggacagacggagggagggacggacggacggactgacagagacagacagacagatagatagatattttGTCTGTCACCACTTGTTCTTATTAAAATGACCAAATAAACCAAAATTTTTGGGAAAAAAACATAAAAGTACTTATTCCTCATATTTGCCTCAGTTAAGACAtgaaaatgtataaatatttcagtactgaatttaaatACCAATGTCACGTAACTAAAAACATTGAAATGGAAACGCTTTTCTCTAGTGTTCAGACAGACAAAGCTTTATTTCATCTGAGTGTTAAGGTTTACATGTACCTATCTAGTTATATGTGTGTAAATAAGTATGCACATCATTGTTTTATTTATCACGCCCAAGTTATCTCCACATGAGCTACACACGtatatacatgcacactcatCTACGTATTTTGGCTTTTCGTGGAGTTTGTTTTCCTCATTGCCAATTAACAAAAAttacaaattataaataaaatgtatgcTCCTTCAAATTAAGTACTTTATTTTAATGGAGACAGAGAAATACCACAGTAGTGACAGTACAAATAGAAGAAATCAGGAGACATGAAGGAgacaactacaaaaaaataaatattctgaAAGCCTTCTATGTTAGATGCTTTTGATCTTAGCTTGGTCAAGAACAACCTTGTTTTGTCCAAACTTTGCAGTCAGATTTGGCTAATCCTCACGGCCTATTGTTGGATCCATAGGACAGGATTTCAGTAGAGGCCAGAGGAGCCATATTTACCATAACAAGATGGATGACAGCAGCCAGATCCATAGTGTCTGAAGCCAGAGCCATATCCATAGCCTCCATAGCCAAAGCATAGCCCAGTCTACGGGAGCCGCCACAGCCACAGCCATAACCATTGCCCAGGCCACCAAAGCTTCTATAGCCGTAGCCCAGGCCTCTGGAGTAGCTGCTGTAGTAGCTCATGGTGTCAGGAGTGGTGAGTTTGGTTTGCTATCCAAGAAAGGTCTTGAGTGTGAATGTCTGCAAGTGTACAGGGATGCTTAAATACTCTTGTCAGAGCAAGTGGTAAAACACATCTATAACCTTTATGTCATCGTAtggattacattaaaaaaaaaaaaatttttttttgagtgctATAAATTCATCTGTTGTTACCTCCTGACACAGGGAGAGGCCCTCATCCTCATAAACTATTTCTGCACACTTAGCTTCCTACTTAGGATGTCCTTGAACTTATTGCATTGCTTTTACAAGAATAAATACCAGGGTCTTCAAATTCTGTGTATTCCAAACCTTAGAGTTGTTCATTACCAGGTATGTTGTATCATCTATATtggatgagattttttttttataactaaatGTTTCTTCTATTCTTGCATTTCTTGAAACACTTACTTCATCTCCAACTAAATTTACCAATAGTTATTCAATTTTACCATTTAAAATCCACAATATTCTTCAAAAATCAAACTTATTTCTCAGGGTGAGAGCTTAAGAAATTGTCTGTATTCAGAAGATATAAAAACATCTAAAGCCTGGGAAGGTGGGTCTTTGTTCAGcatgctcagacttgccaatgatctggacactggtcttggagaaagagaaagtaactttattgcaatgtgcaGAGCGAGGAGCTGGAAGGAAGTTCCTAAAATCTGGCTCCCCAAGTTATGGGGAAGCAGAGCTtattgggcagcaagatggcagccATGCAGGCGTACCGGGAAAAATTCTAGAAGGAAGACAGTGCAGGAATTATGGCTGCCAAGAAACAGGAGGTGCCCTGGTTCTTGTCGGACCTCTCACTTCGAAATAGGGTCCAGGTAATGATTTTCCTTCTAATGTGTTCTACCTGTTGCtgcatcctctgttgaggtcaactAACAGTCACAGTTGGCTCTTCTGCTCACGTGGgacaggccaaatctggcttgggctggTTTAAGGCAGTCTTTTCTAACGAAAACTTACTGGCATTCATAGGGTCAGGTTACTGTTAGACCCAAATTGAATATTTAAATGGTCatttatgttttttctttcttttctcttttagaaAGTTTCCTTTGGATATGTTATATAATTCTACAATGATGGCTAGAAAAGAAGAAAACGTATTCGCACTTGGGACAGGTAATAGCATTTACGTGCATATAAAGAAAAGTTTTGTTATAAATTCCAAAGATTCCCCTTTAACTCAgacacaaatcaataaaatatgaaaatgtaGATAACAAAAATACAATAGTGTATTATACTAGGTACGTCACAAGCAATTCTTTCTAATTCTAATTCTATTGaaagttccctttttttttctttttggcaacTTTGTAGTACCTTCCTAGGTCAGGCTCTAAAGATATTGGCCTGTATAAGAGCAGAATCGTTTCAAGTAAAATTCGGTTAGATTGGTCAAAGTTCCTTTAATGGTCTGCAAGTTTTATCCCCCTTGCTGGAACAATTGACAAGAGTTggctgagtttgtttttttttttttccccatagccACAGCTCAGGCCTTGTAGTAGCTTCCctagtaactcatggtgtcaggAGGTGAAAACTTGGTTTCCTATTGAAAGCACTTTTCCTATGAATCTCAACACTTGTGCAGAGGCTCTTCTACCTTAAGTCACAGTGGAGTAAATCATTCAGATTTACCTCATTTTCATTCCTCAGAAGAAATTGCATGAAACAAATACTGGTTCTTTTGTATGTATCACCTGCTATCTCAGTAAATCTCTTAAATTTACTTTTTAGCTCAGTTAAGATTCATCTGATTCAACTGTGTCTATAATGAGAAATATTTGCAACTTCAAAGGCTCTTCTCACATCAGGACTCACTTGGACTCAACCTCATTTAGGCTTCAGAGCATTTCAACTATCCAGTCAAGGGGCTATCTGACAACGTCATCAAAATGGCGCTCCTTTGCTCCTATATTCTGTCTTTATTTTCCCGTGATGAGGACTACCCATTATTATTTGAGGCATGCAGGGAACTAATTTTACTCTTAAATCCATGCCTAATTCAAAGCTATAATCACCTAAGTgataaatatgttaaaatgttGATGCACAACACTGGTTTTACCAGTCTTCTGTGCAGTTCAAAGTAAACATGTAATCAACCTTGCTGAGAAGGTCTCTCATGTTGTATCTagctttttttctaaaattttaacaaAGAAGTTTAAATGTTCACTGCGTCAGGGATAAGTTTTCCTCTTCTCAAGTCTGTCTACTTGACCTGGCTCAGTCTATTCAGCTTTTATCAGCT
The DNA window shown above is from Loxodonta africana isolate mLoxAfr1 chromosome 20, mLoxAfr1.hap2, whole genome shotgun sequence and carries:
- the LOC111750680 gene encoding keratin-associated protein 19-3-like; translation: MSYYGSYYRGLVYSCGGFGGLGNGYGCGCGSFRRLGHGCGYRGFGSGFGGYGYGGYRPSFHGGYGFSSLY